Within Uloborus diversus isolate 005 unplaced genomic scaffold, Udiv.v.3.1 scaffold_470, whole genome shotgun sequence, the genomic segment TGCATTTATTCCATGAATTAAGATCATGTTCTCACTGAGGAGGTGAAGAAGCAAATCTTCTTATTAACTTTCACATCTATCGAAAGTGGCGAAAAGAGGATATTTGTTTGCTGTTAACTTACTTGTGATTTACACTATCGTTGCTTGACAACCTGCAAAATCTAGACATTAATTAGCTCAGGTAATCAATGAGTTTAGTATAAcgtatttctcttaatttttccagttaaaaaatattaagatcaaTCACAGCAACATTTAATTTAATCTCCGGATTCAGCTGCCTAAACAACGTTCACTTATTGATGGCTCAGCTGAGTGcataaatagttcatttttcttaaaatatatttactttccCTACGCTACACTTGCAGATTTATTAGGTCAAAgcatgttttttcatttcaaaaattttcttctcaCTTGAATAATCTTCAAACATTCAacaattttatcttaaaaacaaaattgaaatataattaaggattaaaattcaaagtacgatatatttcaaaaaattaaaggaaaaaacttTTCTATTGGTTAGGTTTTTGAAGAGGAAACAATGTACCTGCTACTAAATAACTTTTAGTTTCTCTCAATTGTAAAATATTGTGACTATATAAGTACTATAATTTGCTAATaaagaatagaaataaaatagctgaaagtttttaaaaaatcgagatAGTTGGCTCCATACTGGTTCAATTTTAAACAGAGTTTTTTACACTTTTAATTTTCGAAGACCTCCATGAGCACGCGTCTTAAGACCAAAATCTCGACGAGAATCAGTTTTACAGGAGGAATAATTACTGGCTCTAAGTGAATGTGTTCTTTTCTTTACATCCATTGTCTTTTGAAACAAGGAATCATTCCTCCGCCTAAGCGTACTCTTTCTGAAGTTTTTCATCTTTGGTTCAACAGTACTTTCATCTTTCTGCGGACTCTGCTTTACATTATCTGAGGAATCAAAGCAATATGTAGTCCTGTTGgttagtttgaaaatattgtctACTTCACACAAATGAACTCTGTCGTTTTCTTTGCTGTTTTCTGAACCTAGCAGAGAATCTGAATCTCCCTTTCTGGGACAAATCGTAGATGTATCTGATTGAAAGTAACTTTTGTCGTTGCAGTTTTCATTTGAAGTTGTTTTTGAAGTAGATGGCTCTCCCCCATCGGATGAAGACATACTAACTGATGATTTGTTATCAAGACTGCAACCAGAAGTCACAGAGTTAATATCTTTACCACATGAATTTGTTTCTGACGTTTTAATAATGTCTTCATCATGTGGTGGGTCATGCCCTTTTTTCTTTGCCCTAACATCTAAAACATCTGCATTGGGTTGATTCACATCTGCAGATGTCAGTTTACTGTATGTCTGAGGTTTCTCGGGAGCTTTAGGAACATTTGACTCGGGTGCTGGGGACGCTTGATCAGCATGATTAAACACAACCTTATATTTCACTTCAACTCGTTTTGGCGACAAAACAACAGGTTTTGGTAAATTTCTTGGAATAGAATCGTCTGAATCTGTGGAAAGTCTCCTTTCTTTGGCTGGAGGTTCTGTTAGTTCAGAagacctttttctttcttttagaggTGTTTGTTCTTCACTAATCTTACGCTTTTCTCTGCTACCTGATGGAGAGCTCACATCAAATGCACTGGCATCACTTGCATCACATTCTACAAAGAAAACAAATGgtgaaaaaattgaagaaaaaatgtgCTTAAGTCAGTGCTGTAGTTCAGAGAatgagccgatgtgtgcatcacatgacttcttttaacaaaaatttaatgaTAATCGCGCCTTAGAGTcacaaggaaacactaaatactTTCATCCCTAGTTTGTggcaaaacaaagcaaaaaaatgttttacacggatttatttctccattattggcaattttaatgtgattcaatggttaactctctaaatattgccaattgttgcaaaattgaaaccagatttttaaaaaattaacgacaaatttttcgccaagttggtgacaaaaagcCTGCCGATATATTGCTAAGTGtctgtcaaattataacaccacttgagttagcattgaaattaataaggatctctcccccccccccacccaaaggtgtaaaagaccccttctGGAACGTCCAGGGTATCTGctactttttgagttttgaaatccatgaatTTCCCTGACTTCTGCTTGTAGCTTTCCCGGACTCACATTCttcaaatccatgactttccatgacttaTGCAAGTTACTTCATTTGACAATGACATCAAAATTGCGCATAAATATAAATAGAGACTATAAAGCAGTATAACTTTGTTTTaggaaaatatcctttttatcTCAGCTATGTAAATAAATCTAAAcaaaagtagcaaaaatatttatatgaaaaacAAATGATGCAACAATTTATTGAGACAAAAAATAAGTACAagaatttaagaacatttaaaatctaaaatgacCCATTATGTCCCCAAAGTGCAGTgtgaaattgtaaaatacaaatttagtaaATGCATTTATaccttaaacagaaaaaaaaaacttcaaaatactcaATTCCAGAGTCATCATTGTTAAAGATAAGTAACAAATCTGAATATGATCGGTTTAATTATTGAACTGTAATGTACAAAAGCAAGCTTACCATTAAACATAGAAACTTCAAACTGTTTTTTCTactgtttgtgtgtgtttttttaaacattgtagaAAAGCtatgatacgaaaaaaaaatccccagtcTCCGGAATGGGAAAACATAAGAGTTGGAAGGATTCAACGTTGAGTCTTCATCTGATTGGTCAACACAATGTAACAAGTCAGGAAACGTTATTGATAAATCATTTTTCTGTGCATCGAAAAACAAAGTAGATGAATggcgaagaaaatatttttgaacagcaaTCGGTCCTGAATGCGAAATCCATGACCAACAGtcagtttccatgacttttagactttttacactgaaatccatgactttccatgaccaatTTCGATCATGTTCGAAATCCAtgactttgcccccccccccccggtaactttactgcttaaatgtttgcttagtcTTAATTTAATTGTTATAAAGTTATTTgttattcaacatttttaacaataacaAATGACAGGGCTGTCAACCTATATATATTATAAATGTACAGTAAGAAGGAAAAGAATGTGTAGTTTTAAGTGTTAATGTGTAGTTTTCTGGTACGGTTCAATTTACTCCCCCTAACTCTCTACAactcatgggagggggggggggagctatgtTTAAAACAGTGTatattaaatgagtaaaaatactACATAAAacaattgcagaaaaataagatctttttttttttaactattaatatcaaaataatacTATTCTGCAGAGTAAGGTTTTTAAATACGAGTCAAGCTGAAACTCAGCTAAAGAGCTgcaaattctcaaaaaaatttgcaaacagAATTGTAttagaaatgttttaacaaaagtCGCTTACCTTCTCTTTGTaacaaaaggaaatttaaaaaaaaagaaacataagatAATTATAGCAacaattaatacttttttaatgaCAATAAAGTAGCACGCTTTGCTTTAGCAGCTTGTTCATCAGAAAATTCCTTAGAATAACAAGATTCATTGCTACAaatcattttaatcttttcaacTAATAAAGCATTTAAAGTTTCAGTGCTTAATGTGGATCTAAAATCAGTCAGGTTGTTTTTGACGATGCTAAAAACTCTTTCACACCCTGCATTACTAACAGGAATTAGTAGAATACTCAGCATCACTTTTGGGAGAAAAATGTACTTTGATGATCCATTGCCATCACAAAAGTTGGATATCCTTGCCTAAGCTTAATCtgtgttcatttttaaaatttcactgtcAAGATCTTCTACTTGATACCTAGAAAATTCCATTTCTAGTTGGTCCATATCATCAACAGAAACAAGTTTTGGGAAGCTGTCGATAAAATATCTCACGGATGAAAAAGAAACTTCTTtccttaaatttaaattgtgcaCTTCAGCATGTTTCAATAAATCACTGttcagagggattttttttttttaacatatgaaCAAGCCTTTTGATAAAACTTTCTAAccgatgaataattttttttttctcttcaacactaagattttcatttaaataagatTTGGTTTTCAAACCAATAACCAAGTCTTCATCAGCCTTTTGGCAACTTTGCTTATCATACTTTATTTCACATAAACTTGAGGCTTCTGACACAGCAGAGGGCTTAATAAATCTAACTAGCAGATCCATCAAAAAGGAATTTAAATATCTTTTAGTGACATGGATCATTGGTTTATCAGTTTGAAGCTGAACATTCAAACTAGTAAATAAGGGCAAAGTTGcctctaaaaacaataaatacaacTTGGTCTCAGGAGACTGGATTAACCTTTTTACATTCTTTACTTTTTCATTACAATCTTTAGAATCATTGGAAATATTGCAGAAAAACTCACTAACTGCTTCCCACTGCGACAAAAGTTTGATTACGGAATCCAACGATGACAGCCATCTTGTCGATTAATATTTCAGTATTTTATGAGGCTTAACGCCTAACATTTCTTGGCCGTCTAGAAGCCTTTTCTTCCTCTTGGAGCTTTTATCCATGTAGAAATAAGTGTCTAACAAAAGAGATTCTACATCGCATGCAAGTTCTTTAGCCCATTTTTGTGCAAATATGAATAAGATGGCATAAGCATCCTTGAATGTGTGTCTTTGAATTCACATTCTTGATGTGGGCCGCCACTCCTTTTATATGCCCAACCATGGTGTTCGCATTATCACAGCCAAATGCAATGCAATTTTCCCATGGGATTCCTTTTTTGGTAAGCTcatcatttaaaatgttaaagattCCAGCACCAGTGTTACCACAAGATTCTAAAAGAGCCAGCAACGcagaaactattttttctcgcgatgaatcaaaatattttacaacaatGGGATACAGTTTTTTCGTGTTCTGATCACTGCTCCCATCAGTTGCCATAGAAAATGGTTATTGTTTGAGAATAGAAACAATCTCTGATGTTGTTTCCTCTGCCAAATATCTAACTATAGCAGTTGTTTTAGTTTGCACACACGAATAGCTTTTTGCAATTTTAGAGTTCGGAAACATTTTCTGGAACAAGGGTGCAGCATGGTCGGATGCACTCAATGGCAGGTTATGCTCAATCAAGAACGATGTGAAGTGCATTTCCGCCTTAATCAAATTCAAGGCAGATGGATCAGGACTTTTCACGAACAATGAAGGCAGACTTTGTCTGAGACTTTACTTTCGTCATTTCTTGATGCTTTTTTGAAGAAATGTGACGAGAACAGTCGTACACTCCACCATGATTTACAGAAAAGTTTGTACTGCAAAGTGTGCAATATGCATGATTTACGGAAAGTTCCGATGGGCGTATACAAGGACATTTTTCCGTGTAAGTGTACTTGAACTTTTGatcagaacctttttttttagagTTCTCACCCGACATTGCAGAAAACAACGacagcaaaaaaatgaaagcgTTCACCAGGTGATAAACAAGCGATAATCAATTTCTAACTCAAGAGAGAAAAGCATCCGAGTCTACAATCCAATCAGAATCAAGAATACGCCTGCGCGCATTCTCACGAAGCGAATAATTTTCCGATCACGAGCAGCTCTCTCTTCTCGGATGATGTCATTGAAGCGCCGCGGAGAGAGGTTATCATTTAACTTTCGCCTCTCGGTGATCGGAGGATCATAGCCTCGTTTGCTCAACTGACTTCTTGGCCTCCGCAgcaagcatttgaaaaaaattttcttcgaaaAGAAAAATTCGTTCGATTAAGACGAATGCgtattttttgcattgatatgCGTAGTGCGTAGTGAGCTAGATAAATGCGTAGTTACTACGCCAAATGCGTAGTAGTTGGCAGCCCTGCAAGTGACAttgtcagtaaatatttttacaaaattaaactgtttattaatgctaataagatatgtatggaacttatattcatttttaagctgaacatacaTTCTAAtagaattaacttttttttcctaacccCAATTTTTTCGGCATgctggaaaggaccaggcaagtgccattgaaaatctggtgacgcTCAAATTTTGCAGCATGCCGACTAATGCGAGGAAATACGGTATCCCCTTTGGAAGGTTTTCGTAATTTAAAGAATAAGAAATTGGATATGATTTGAAACATTTCCCAACAGGTTAGAATAAACATAAATTGCAACCATGCAAGTAGTTGAATCTATTGGAATTTGAGTAATAGTAAAATCTTTTCCATTATTAGAAtgaatttaaactataaaaagagggggggggggggtgactttaGAGGAATTTacaattcaaaactaaaaatttataaactaaaatgaagttaatatatatatatatatatatatatatatatatatatatatatatatatatatatatatatatatatatatttccagaCTTGCCAACCTAGACAAATGAAAAAATCCTGCAATTTGCATGATAAAGCCTGCAATTTTATTTATCAACGTACCGACATATCAAAATCGCAATAATATCTTACTTTCAGAACAGAAAAGTTTTAATCATAATATGCTAAGATTAAAATGATGGCATTGTGTTATAAACGAATTTTTTTACAcagaaaatatggattttatacacagaaataaaacaatttgaagtttaattattcttttattaatagAACTAGTAATTAACTGTTGAGGTATAATAGCAAAATGAATACTATTAATctaaagcatttctaaacaatTAATAAGCATATACTTGTCAAGATATTACATTTgataagaaaattttgctttaaaaaaaatattttatgattttaaagaattaaaagtgcaagattttgccttttttaaaaataaatcatcaaactttttttcgaaGCAAGGAGCTTTCATTTTGGACTTGACTGTCAGCAAgctttctaaattttcatttgatAACTGAGAACGAAACTGAGTGTGGGTTTTGGTTACCATGCTAAAAATTCTCTCGCATTCTGCATTACTGTGTGGTAAAGTAAGCAGAGAGAGCATAAATTTACATagcagatcatattttttttcagtataattacTCAGTTTCGCCCACTTCACATCCATTCTTTTTTCAGTTACAATATCCTCAGGCAAAGCTTCTACTTGGAGAGAGCAAAACTGAACTTGCAGTTCATCTAGTAATGCATCAGAACTTTGATATTTTAGAAGCTTTGTCAACACTGGAAATTTTTGGCAGAAGAACTGTACACTAGAAAATGAAGATGTCTCTAACTTATTCAAGTTCAATACTTGAGCATTAATTAATACTTCATCATTAAATGGGAACTTACGATACATATAATCACAGACAGTAGTGAAATAAATCCTAACTGActtaaaaaaactcttttttttttacttggttttAAGGATTCCACCACTTTTGAACATGTTTGTCCAATCACAAGATCTGAATCTAACCTCTGATTTTCCACACTATGATATTTTACATCTAACAATGAAGTACTGGTTTTAATTGCTGAAGGAACAATAAATCTGGATAAAACATTcctaaaagttgtaattaaaatttcatgaagaaTATGTATTTGTGGAGATCCTGACTGCAACTTGACATTGGGTTCTTCAAAAAGTGGTATAGTATGAGTTAAAAATAAGCAATAGGCTTTACTTAAATCAGAAGTTAGAAACATAAAGATTCTTTCTTCTCTCGAAAGAATATTTTTGGACAGTTTATGATCACCAACATCAGGATCTAATTTCTGTCTTTTAACAGCGCTAGATTGAAAATTAGCTCTAGATGATGTTGACTCTACTACTTGCATGTTAAAACGGCTGCTTGTTTCAGAGGCCTTTACTTTTGgaattttgtaatcttttaaagtattatttgaaTTAGGCTTGCTTTTCAGttcttctttgaaaaaagatACCAACGGATCCCACTGCTCCAACAGGCGTTTTAGAGAACGCCCTAATGAAAGCCATCTAGTTGAtacatgttttattatttttcttgtctCTGTATCATGCAATGCCtgaaattgctttaatttttgttttcttttggaaCTTTTATCTAAATAGTAATATATGTCAATAACATATTCCTCGACATTTACAGGGAGCATAGCTGCACCTTTTTCAGCTGCGAGATTTAAAAGATGGCAAGGGCAGCCAATAACACATAAATTGCAAATGCTTTTACTCATAATGCCAGCAGcaccaattttttttcctatcatcACAGGGGCATTATCAGCCCCGAAAGCTAGGCAATTGTCCAGATCAATTTGGTTTTCATTCAATGCGCTTAATAAAAGATGAGATATGTTTACCCCAGTTCCATCTGATTCTAAAACAGGTAAACACAGCAAAGAAGACTCAATTTGCAATGAAGATTCATTATAATATGTGACACAAATTGGATATAATTTACAATCAGTTTTGTTACTACCATCAGTAGCAATTGAAAAAGGACTTTTCTTCAGTATTtccacaatactttctttttcaaactttgccATCTCTTTAATGACTGCAGTAGTTTTGGTCCTTGCGCACCCATATTTTTTTGCGATATCGCTATCGGGGAACATGTTTCGGAACAACGCTCCAACGTGATCACTAGCATGAATTGCGACATTATGCTCCACAATAAACGTAGTAAAAAGAGCTTCCGCACGGATAACATTCAAGTCTTGATTAGACTTAAGGGCatcaagttttttattattttttaagctagcCGAGTTCCGTGTATGTTTCTCTGTGCTTATATGTTTTTCTATGTCAGCTTTACCTCGATGCAAAATGGAGAAGTCACAGGCACAGGTGGAGCAAAACGCAAAGTGTTCGCCTTTTCTTGACGATTTGATTGACGGAAATTGTTCAGTGTAGCTTTTGCTGAATGCCGTCCGATATTTTTTTGACATCGTTTCGCACTTTACAATTTATATTACTCAACACGCAACACAACATACATGTacatttacaatttacattacacAATTCGCACTCGCACCGGCCGACACAAACAACAAACAAGTTCTGACCACGTGAGCTAGCAGGAAAACCGTCAAAGTTAAAGTTATTTTAGTTCACCTGTTTCTTCCAATGAGACACGCTACGTGATCAACGACGTACTCCGTAGAAACAAGCGAGTCCCATGTCGTAGCCTACGAAAATTCTGTCCGTTAACCTCTGTGCTGCATTGCATTTTCGCAGGCTACACCTGCGTTTCGGCAGTTTGGCAAAACGCCAAAAAACTGTTTGAGAGCTTTgcgggcggtttttttttttctcttttcaatcaaaatgaatatttttttgaagaaatgtattaatttttggtGCTGTtaagtttttgaacaaaaatccgGAGATATCAGCGCTAAATCCGGATGTGTCGAAAATAACGTAAAGTACGGAGACTCAGGCCTAAATCCGGAGGGTTGGCAAGTctgtatttcttttaatgaaaataaaataggctactttaaattatcttaaattaaaataaattaagaacttctaacatttaaaacaattgaaatatgtacaagatgcaaaagaattgaaaCCTCAAGCACAGatgcaattttcaacaaaactattttAACCTTCAAAGTCAATCAAAATCTGACATGATGAGAAGTAATTACAAATTAAACACTAGTTAAATTCActaaaaaaatgcattacaatGCATCAGTTAATAGCTCATTTTAACGTTTATTCTAATACTGTAGAACAAAAAGGGATCAAGGCATACCTTCTTCAATTTGGTCGTCTCTTGGCCGTAGTCTCTTCATTACTCTCTGTCTTAAGAGGACTTCACTTTTGGGTGGTCCTGGAGGATCTAACATCACAGTAACCACACTTGTGTTGTCTGCTCGCATTCCAAGCTCGTACCAGTGCCTGAGAGCAGCATCAACCAGAATTTTGGATGGATTATTCAACTGCCGCCCCtgttaaaaatgaagaataatttcatatgcaacataaatatatgaataataacaacaaaaaaaagttgcaaaataattttacccTCTCTGAAAGCATTAACTACCAAACTGCCACAGTCATGTTTATACTTTTTTCTGAAGCAAAGTCTTTTACGATGGTAACCAGCCTTATTGCAAGCAGGATTCGAAAATAtcatgttatttttgaaaatattaaatata encodes:
- the LOC129233499 gene encoding protein phosphatase 1D-like; protein product: MTHIGLNLRVTGHCNQGGRKYMEDAFVVAYQQTEDQKDLEYAYFGIFDGHGGREAALFAKEHLMNNIVCQKSFWSDDDNQVLKAIRDGFLATHQAMWREVGKWPKTVSGLPSTSGTTSSIAFIRRRKLYIGHVGDSKIVLGFQLPGQSEWCSYALTKDHKPESPEERQRINKVGGLVLNKAGVERVVWNRPRPGHKGPVRRSTPFDQIPFLAVARSLGDLWSYNYLRHEFVVSPDPDVDVININPRMHRCVIFASDGLWNMLTTQCAVRIVQTADEENEKIILENGKTNGAGRQLNNPSKILVDAALRHWYELGMRADNTSVVTVMLDPPGPPKSEVLLRQRVMKRLRPRDDQIEEECDASDASAFDVSSPSGSREKRKISEEQTPLKERKRSSELTEPPAKERRLSTDSDDSIPRNLPKPVVLSPKRVEVKYKVVFNHADQASPAPESNVPKAPEKPQTYSKLTSADVNQPNADVLDVRAKKKGHDPPHDEDIIKTSETNSCGKDINSVTSGCSLDNKSSVSMSSSDGGEPSTSKTTSNENCNDKSYFQSDTSTICPRKGDSDSLLGSENSKENDRVHLCEVDNIFKLTNRTTYCFDSSDNVKQSPQKDESTVEPKMKNFRKSTLRRRNDSLFQKTMDVKKRTHSLRASNYSSCKTDSRRDFGLKTRAHGGLRKLKV